In Microbacterium sp. ABRD28, the genomic stretch GGGGAGATCGAAGAACGCCCGCGCCGCGGTGTGCAGACGGTTCTCGAGCTCAGGACCGACCCCCGTGCCGGTGAGGTAGAAGAAACCGACGCGGTGGGTGGCCTCGCGCAGCTCGTCGCGGAAGGCGGCGGCTTCGTCGGGTCCGGCGTCGAGGCGGGAGAGGTCGAGGATCGGCAGCGACAGGTCGGTCATGGCGACAGGCTACGTCGGCGGAACAGGTGCCTCGCGCCGTGTTACGCCGTCGTCGTCACAGTGTTACAGTCCCACCGCCGCGGGGCGTTCAGAGCGGCCCGCGAGCATCGTGCGGCGGGGCGACGGGGCGCGACCGCGGTGGCTCCGGCGGTCGGCGCGACCCCGTGGGGTCGGACCGTCGTCCTTCCGACGCCGCGAGCGAGGGATCGGCGAAGAGCCAGCGCGGTCGCGGTTCGATCAGCGGGCGGAAGATCCGCCGCACCGGCTTGGTGGCAAGACCCAGCGCGATGCCGACCGACAGCAGGCACACCAGCGGCAGCCACAGCCAGGTCGGCTCGAGGCCACGCAGCACCCCCGACTCGCGGAACGGGTAGAGCACGAAGGAGTGGAGCAGGTAGACGTACATGGTGTACTGCCCGAAGTGGGTCCACCACTTCTGTCCGCGCGGAACGAGAACGAAAAGGGCCGTGGAGAGGATCAGGGCGACCGCCATCAGAGCGATGCGCACGCCCCCCGCCCACCATTGGGTTCCGCCGAGGTCGGCATAGGAGTCGTCGTAGAAGAACCAGGTCGCGAGGTTCATCTGCTTCCACTCGTCGACGAAGAACCAGGCCGCCCACCCGGCCAGGGCGAAGCTCGCGATGGCAGCCGGGAAGGTCCACCAGGGTCGACGGTCCAGCAGCTGCAGTCGTTCGATGACCCGGCGCTCACGGAGCCACCATCCGAGGGTGAAGAACGGCAGGAGTCCGAGCGTGCGGGACAGGGAGAAGGTCGAGTCGATGTTCGGCAGATAGCCCGCGCCGATCGAGATGAGGACGGTCCACGCCAACGGCCACTTCAGCAGTGCGAGGTAGGGGAGCACGAGGCGGAAGATGCCGAGGGCGAGGAGGAACCACAGCGTCCACGACGGACGGGTGAGGTTCGGGTCGGCCTGACCCTCCACGATCCACTTCGTGAGGACCCAGAGGCCCTCGAAGATCACGTAGGGCACGACGATGTCGGTGAGCACACGCGCCATCTGGCGTTTCCCCGGCGCATCCGACTTCGAGAAGTACCCCGAGATCAGCGCGAACGCCGGCATGTGGAAGGCGTAGATGAGCAGATACATCGACAGGGCGATGTCGGAGTCATAGGTGAGCCGCTGGATCGCGTGCCCGAGGACGACCAGGACGATGCAGACGAATCGCGCATTGTCGAAGAACGGTGTGCGGCGCTTCGTGCGCGTCGTACC encodes the following:
- a CDS encoding acyltransferase family protein, giving the protein MSGNSAPPTAATPTTGTTRTKRRTPFFDNARFVCIVLVVLGHAIQRLTYDSDIALSMYLLIYAFHMPAFALISGYFSKSDAPGKRQMARVLTDIVVPYVIFEGLWVLTKWIVEGQADPNLTRPSWTLWFLLALGIFRLVLPYLALLKWPLAWTVLISIGAGYLPNIDSTFSLSRTLGLLPFFTLGWWLRERRVIERLQLLDRRPWWTFPAAIASFALAGWAAWFFVDEWKQMNLATWFFYDDSYADLGGTQWWAGGVRIALMAVALILSTALFVLVPRGQKWWTHFGQYTMYVYLLHSFVLYPFRESGVLRGLEPTWLWLPLVCLLSVGIALGLATKPVRRIFRPLIEPRPRWLFADPSLAASEGRRSDPTGSRRPPEPPRSRPVAPPHDARGPL